Sequence from the Candidatus Cloacimonadota bacterium genome:
GCTTTGCACCGTTTCCATTTGCAAGATTACGCTCAATCCCCTGTTTGGGAAATGAGCAGCGGTCAGATAAAAAGAATCGGATTGAGTGCTTTGCTTCTTGCAAACGAGCAATTCTGGATGCTTGACGAACCGTCTGCAGGATTGGATGACAATCTCATCAAAATATTGCTCAATATCCTACGTGAACGAAAAACGCAAAATCTTGGCACTCTCATTCTCTCACATCGTCAATCATATTTCAAAGAAATTATAGACACGCATCTCAATATCAGTGATAAAAATATTCAACAGGTATAATTTGTGATAAATTCTACACTGATAAACAATGACAAGAACGATTTTCGCATGGTAGATTTTTTTTTGCATGAAATTCAGTATCAGCGTAATATACGTGCTATTTCCTAAATATGAAAATAAATCTGCGAACTCTACTGATTATTGTGATCCTAATTACATCTCTATCCATCATTTATCAAACTGTTGAAGTGCAAGTAAGTTTGATTATTTTTTCAGTAATATTGCTGTTCCTGATAAATCCAAGTAAAAGCAGATTTCAGCGTTTGGCTCATCGTTTGAAGAGAATTGCCCTGCCAATTGCCGTGTTGATGATTTTTCAGATTTTGTTTCGAAGGCAAGGTGAAGTGCTTTGGCAATGGAATTTCATCAAAGTAACTTCTGTAGGGCTTGAATATGGAATTGCTTCTTCGTTACGTTTTTTCTTACTGATCCTGATTGCCGGATTATTACTTGATCTTCCATATTTTGATTATCTGATGGCATTTCGGGGTTGGAAATTTCCCGAAAAGCTAACCTTTTTACTTGCTTCTGCGATTCATTTTCTTCATATTTTCAAAAAACAATTCTCTCAAATTCAGGAAGCATTAAAATTACGTGGAATCATTCTTTCGGATCTTCCTCTTCGAAACCGCGTTTCCGCTTTC
This genomic interval carries:
- a CDS encoding energy-coupling factor transporter transmembrane component T, whose translation is MKINLRTLLIIVILITSLSIIYQTVEVQVSLIIFSVILLFLINPSKSRFQRLAHRLKRIALPIAVLMIFQILFRRQGEVLWQWNFIKVTSVGLEYGIASSLRFFLLILIAGLLLDLPYFDYLMAFRGWKFPEKLTFLLASAIHFLHIFKKQFSQIQEALKLRGIILSDLPLRNRVSAFLSLLFPVVGSTLTEIRYRAISLDLRGFGLYKKRTFLHKHKLKLVDYIIQISCLMIFVLFIFHNIF